From Pseudomonas vanderleydeniana, the proteins below share one genomic window:
- a CDS encoding FMN-binding negative transcriptional regulator: MYTPSAFAEHDLPTLHRHIRDTRLAMLVTHGSQGLQASHLPLLLDPDQGANGTLLGHLARANPQWRELAEGAEALVIFPGADAYVSPSFYASKAEHGKVVPTWNYVAVHAYGQAEVFDDAGRLRQLVSALTDRHEAGRAAPWKVDDAPEPYIASMLKAIVGIALPIQRLEGKRKLSQNRSAVDIAGVQQGLAASADSQDQALAQLMQ; encoded by the coding sequence ATGTACACACCCAGCGCCTTCGCCGAACACGACTTGCCCACCCTGCACCGGCACATCCGGGACACGCGCCTGGCCATGCTGGTCACCCATGGCAGCCAGGGCCTGCAGGCCAGCCACCTGCCGCTGCTGCTCGACCCGGACCAGGGCGCCAATGGCACCCTGCTCGGGCACTTGGCGCGGGCCAATCCGCAGTGGCGGGAACTGGCCGAAGGCGCCGAGGCGCTGGTGATCTTTCCGGGGGCCGATGCCTATGTCAGCCCGTCGTTCTATGCCAGCAAGGCCGAGCACGGCAAAGTCGTACCCACCTGGAACTACGTGGCCGTACACGCCTACGGTCAGGCCGAGGTGTTCGACGATGCCGGGCGCCTGCGCCAGCTGGTCAGCGCCCTCACCGACCGTCACGAAGCCGGCCGGGCCGCGCCCTGGAAGGTCGACGATGCGCCCGAGCCGTACATTGCCAGCATGCTCAAGGCCATCGTCGGCATCGCCCTGCCGATCCAGCGCCTGGAAGGCAAGCGCAAGCTCAGCCAGAACCGCAGTGCCGTCGATATCGCCGGCGTACAACAAGGGCTGGCGGCCAGTGCCGACAGCCAGGACCAAGCCCTCGCCCAATTGATGCAATAA
- a CDS encoding GNAT family N-acetyltransferase, which yields MSSIEIRPVTAADQAVWHPLWQAYLEFYETELSESIYQSTWQRLLDPAETTNAALAWQDGKAVGLVHFIYHRSNWSIQDSCYLQDLFVAPGVRGTGLGRKLIEHVYATAAEAGCSKVHWLTHETNATAIQLYERIAERPGFIQFRHGL from the coding sequence ATGAGTTCGATCGAAATCCGTCCGGTGACCGCCGCCGACCAGGCCGTCTGGCATCCCCTGTGGCAGGCCTACCTGGAGTTCTATGAAACCGAGCTGTCGGAGAGCATCTACCAGTCGACCTGGCAACGCTTGCTCGACCCGGCCGAGACCACCAACGCCGCCCTCGCCTGGCAGGACGGCAAGGCCGTGGGCCTGGTGCATTTCATCTACCACCGCTCGAACTGGAGCATCCAGGACTCCTGCTACCTGCAGGACCTGTTCGTTGCCCCCGGGGTGCGCGGCACCGGCCTGGGCCGCAAGCTGATCGAGCACGTCTATGCCACGGCGGCCGAGGCCGGCTGCAGCAAGGTGCACTGGCTGACCCACGAGACCAACGCCACGGCCATCCAGCTGTACGAGCGGATTGCCGAGCGCCCCGGTTTCATTCAGTTCCGCCACGGCCTGTAA
- a CDS encoding autotransporter outer membrane beta-barrel domain-containing protein, with protein sequence MIPKNTRLAVPLALVINGLLAQLAQAQHASPNADYGSPSIYDWDWLLTRPVEPSPSLETHSPTPAREPAKGGQGGNILPTIPGNPISRSPLLDALNKLGPAEREAALAQLAGADNANLAQATLSGARQVGDSALSAMRQPGEGGSRLWLQSLNNTGRFEPAQGRKDFHQTTQGLVLGADWSLGNEWRLGLVGGKSRSDHKGSHFKGELDSWHAGAYALRQEGAAALRLGAIHSQHAGDTRRSVAFSGYRDRLSGNYTATSQQAFAEFGYTLGHAHLSAEPFAQLGYERYSRKGHLEKGGEAALRNSGQAQDNFSTTLGLHAAGAWQLGGGLSLAPQLSAGWRHLYGKLDNPTVQMNPATGMTFMTRGIAEDKDSLVIDAGLELNLSPRHSLGVGYSGEFGERNRSHGLMGQWTLAF encoded by the coding sequence ATGATCCCCAAGAACACCCGCCTGGCCGTCCCCCTGGCCCTGGTGATCAACGGGCTGCTGGCCCAACTCGCCCAGGCCCAACACGCGTCGCCAAACGCCGACTACGGTTCGCCCAGCATCTACGACTGGGACTGGCTGCTGACCCGGCCCGTGGAGCCCTCCCCCAGCCTTGAAACCCATTCGCCAACGCCAGCACGGGAGCCTGCGAAAGGCGGCCAAGGCGGCAACATCCTGCCAACGATCCCGGGCAATCCCATCAGCCGGTCGCCACTGCTCGATGCCCTGAACAAACTCGGCCCGGCCGAGCGTGAAGCGGCCCTGGCCCAACTGGCCGGTGCCGACAACGCCAACCTGGCCCAGGCCACCCTCAGCGGTGCCCGCCAGGTCGGCGACAGCGCCCTGTCGGCCATGCGCCAGCCCGGCGAAGGCGGGAGTCGCCTGTGGCTGCAGAGCCTGAACAACACCGGCCGATTCGAACCGGCACAAGGCCGCAAGGACTTCCACCAGACCACCCAGGGCCTGGTGCTGGGCGCCGACTGGTCGCTGGGCAACGAATGGCGCCTGGGCCTGGTCGGCGGAAAATCCCGCTCCGACCACAAGGGCAGCCACTTCAAGGGCGAGCTGGACAGCTGGCATGCCGGCGCCTATGCCCTGCGCCAGGAAGGTGCCGCAGCGCTGCGCCTGGGCGCGATCCACAGCCAGCATGCCGGCGACACCCGACGCAGCGTGGCGTTCAGCGGTTACCGGGATCGACTCTCCGGCAACTACACAGCCACCAGCCAGCAGGCCTTCGCCGAATTCGGCTACACGCTGGGCCATGCCCACCTGAGTGCAGAACCCTTTGCCCAGCTCGGCTACGAACGCTACTCGCGCAAGGGCCACCTGGAAAAAGGCGGTGAGGCGGCGCTGCGCAACAGTGGCCAGGCTCAGGACAACTTCAGCACAACCCTTGGCCTGCACGCCGCCGGCGCCTGGCAGCTGGGTGGCGGCCTCAGCCTGGCCCCGCAACTGAGCGCGGGCTGGAGACACCTGTACGGCAAACTCGACAACCCCACCGTCCAGATGAACCCGGCCACCGGCATGACCTTCATGACTCGCGGCATCGCCGAGGACAAGGACAGCCTGGTGATCGATGCCGGGCTCGAACTGAACCTGTCACCACGCCACAGCCTGGGCGTCGGCTACAGCGGCGAATTCGGCGAGCGCAATCGCAGCCACGGCCTCATGGGGCAGTGGACGCTGGCCTTCTGA
- a CDS encoding GNAT family N-acetyltransferase, giving the protein MSTPVTHWNGAPAPSTRRLEGRFIVLEKLDATRHGDELYRALEGPGADPKLWDYLPYGPFPEHSPAFDNWLAGHAASSDPYFFAVIDKASGEVQGILSLMSIVPAQGRIEIGHVTFGAPMQRSPKSTEAVYLLAREAFALGYRRLEWKCNNDNARSRAAAERLGFRFEGVFRQHMVVKGKNRDTAWYSIIDSEWPAVNAGFERWLSEDNLSEAGQVRTLAECRQA; this is encoded by the coding sequence ATGTCGACACCCGTAACCCACTGGAACGGCGCCCCGGCACCGTCCACCCGACGCCTCGAAGGGCGCTTCATCGTCCTGGAAAAACTCGACGCCACCCGCCATGGCGACGAGCTGTACCGTGCCCTCGAAGGGCCCGGTGCCGACCCGAAGCTTTGGGACTACCTGCCCTATGGCCCATTCCCGGAACACAGCCCCGCCTTCGACAACTGGCTCGCCGGTCATGCGGCGAGCAGCGATCCGTACTTCTTCGCCGTCATCGACAAGGCCAGCGGTGAAGTCCAGGGTATCCTCAGCCTGATGTCGATCGTGCCCGCCCAGGGCCGTATCGAGATCGGCCATGTCACCTTCGGCGCGCCCATGCAGCGTTCGCCCAAGAGCACCGAGGCGGTCTATCTGCTGGCCAGGGAGGCCTTCGCCCTCGGCTACCGGCGCCTGGAATGGAAGTGCAACAACGACAACGCCCGCTCCCGCGCGGCCGCCGAGCGCCTGGGTTTCCGCTTCGAAGGCGTGTTCCGCCAGCACATGGTGGTCAAGGGCAAAAACCGTGACACCGCCTGGTATAGCATCATCGACTCGGAGTGGCCGGCGGTGAATGCCGGGTTCGAGCGCTGGCTGTCGGAAGACAACCTGAGCGAGGCCGGCCAGGTACGGACCCTGGCCGAATGCCGGCAGGCCTGA
- a CDS encoding helix-turn-helix transcriptional regulator — protein sequence MTLSLEVRALLIQTIQEELAQGVITMGAAVRRLRVEVTGLQQTQFARMCRISVRTLVHIEHDEGNPTLKSLNSVFKPFGLQMGVVRLRKTSG from the coding sequence ATGACGCTCAGTCTGGAGGTTCGTGCATTGTTGATCCAGACCATCCAGGAGGAGCTCGCCCAGGGCGTGATCACCATGGGCGCCGCGGTGAGGCGGCTGCGAGTCGAGGTGACCGGCTTGCAGCAGACCCAATTTGCGCGAATGTGCCGGATTTCGGTTCGCACCCTGGTACATATCGAGCATGACGAGGGTAATCCGACCCTCAAGTCGCTGAACTCGGTATTCAAGCCTTTCGGATTGCAGATGGGGGTGGTGCGGTTACGCAAAACGTCAGGCTGA
- the oadA gene encoding sodium-extruding oxaloacetate decarboxylase subunit alpha — protein MSKKIHVTDTILRDAHQSLLATRMRTEDMLPICDKLDKVGYWSLEVWGGATFDACVRFLKEDPWERLRKLRAALPNTRLQMLLRGQNLLGYRHYSDDVVKAFVAKAAVNGIDVFRIFDAMNDVRNLRVAIEAVKASGKHAQGTIAYTTSPVHTIEAFVAQAKQMEAMGCDSIAIKDMAGLLTPFATGELVKALKAEQSLPVFIHSHDTAGLAAMCQLKAVENGADHIDTAISSFAWGTSHPGTESMVAALKGSEFDTGLDLELLQEIGLYFYAVRKKYHQFESEFTAVDTRVQVNQVPGGMISNLANQLKEQGALNRMNEVLAEIPRVREDLGFPPLVTPTSQIVGTQAFFNVLAGERYKTITNEVKLYLQGGYGKAPGTVNEQLRRQAIGSEDVIDVRPADLLKPEMAKLRNDIGTLAKSEEDVLTFAMFPDIGRKFLEEREAGTLVPEVLLPIPEAGGVRAPGGEGVPTEFVIDVHGETYRVDITGVGVKAEGKRHFYLSIDGMPEEVVFEPLNEFVGGGSSKRKQASAPGHVSTTMPGNIVDVLVKEGDSVKAGQAVLITEAMKMETEVQAAVSGKVVAIHVAKGDRVNPGEILIEIEG, from the coding sequence ATGAGCAAAAAGATTCACGTTACCGACACGATCCTGCGCGACGCCCACCAATCGCTGCTCGCCACCCGCATGCGCACCGAAGACATGCTGCCGATCTGCGACAAGCTCGACAAGGTCGGCTACTGGTCGCTGGAAGTCTGGGGCGGCGCGACCTTCGACGCTTGCGTGCGCTTCCTCAAGGAAGACCCGTGGGAGCGCCTGCGCAAGCTGCGCGCGGCGCTGCCCAACACCCGCCTGCAAATGCTCCTGCGCGGCCAGAACCTGCTGGGCTATCGCCACTACAGCGACGACGTGGTCAAGGCCTTCGTCGCCAAGGCCGCGGTCAACGGCATCGATGTATTCCGTATCTTCGACGCCATGAACGACGTGCGTAACCTGCGCGTGGCCATCGAGGCCGTGAAGGCCTCGGGCAAGCATGCCCAGGGCACCATCGCCTACACCACCAGCCCGGTGCATACCATCGAGGCGTTCGTGGCCCAGGCCAAGCAGATGGAAGCCATGGGTTGCGACTCCATCGCGATCAAGGACATGGCCGGCCTGCTGACCCCGTTCGCCACCGGCGAGCTGGTCAAGGCACTGAAGGCCGAGCAGTCGCTGCCGGTGTTCATCCACTCCCATGACACTGCCGGCCTGGCTGCGATGTGCCAGCTCAAGGCGGTGGAAAACGGTGCCGACCATATCGACACCGCGATCTCCAGCTTCGCCTGGGGCACCAGCCACCCGGGCACCGAGTCGATGGTCGCCGCCCTCAAGGGCAGCGAATTCGACACCGGCCTGGACCTGGAACTGCTGCAGGAAATCGGCCTGTACTTCTACGCCGTGCGCAAGAAGTACCACCAGTTCGAAAGCGAGTTCACCGCCGTCGATACCCGGGTGCAGGTCAACCAGGTGCCGGGTGGGATGATTTCCAACCTGGCCAACCAGCTCAAGGAGCAGGGCGCCCTCAACCGCATGAACGAAGTGCTGGCGGAGATCCCGCGGGTACGCGAAGACCTCGGTTTCCCGCCGCTGGTGACCCCGACCTCGCAGATCGTCGGGACCCAGGCGTTCTTCAACGTGCTGGCTGGCGAGCGCTACAAGACCATCACCAACGAGGTGAAGCTGTACCTGCAAGGCGGCTACGGCAAGGCGCCGGGCACCGTCAACGAGCAGCTGCGCCGCCAGGCGATCGGTAGCGAGGACGTGATCGACGTGCGCCCGGCCGACCTGCTCAAGCCGGAAATGGCCAAGCTGCGCAACGACATCGGCACCCTGGCCAAGTCGGAAGAGGACGTGCTGACCTTCGCCATGTTCCCGGACATCGGGCGCAAGTTCCTCGAAGAGCGCGAAGCCGGCACCCTGGTACCGGAAGTGCTGCTGCCGATCCCTGAGGCCGGTGGTGTGCGTGCGCCGGGCGGCGAGGGCGTGCCGACTGAGTTCGTCATCGACGTGCACGGCGAGACCTACCGTGTCGACATCACCGGTGTCGGCGTGAAGGCCGAAGGCAAGCGCCACTTCTACCTGTCCATCGACGGCATGCCGGAAGAAGTGGTGTTCGAACCGCTCAACGAGTTCGTCGGCGGTGGCAGCAGCAAGCGCAAGCAGGCCAGCGCTCCAGGCCACGTCAGCACCACCATGCCGGGCAACATCGTCGATGTGCTGGTCAAGGAAGGCGACAGCGTGAAGGCCGGCCAGGCCGTGCTGATCACCGAAGCCATGAAGATGGAGACCGAAGTGCAGGCCGCGGTCTCGGGCAAGGTCGTCGCCATCCACGTAGCCAAGGGCGACCGGGTCAACCCGGGCGAAATCCTGATCGAGATCGAGGGCTGA